In Vitis vinifera cultivar Pinot Noir 40024 chromosome 11, ASM3070453v1, a genomic segment contains:
- the LOC100254328 gene encoding axial regulator YABBY 5 yields the protein MSSCIDVASEQLCYIPCNFCNIVLAVSVPCSSLFDIVTVRCGHCTNLWSVNMAAAFQSLSWQDVQAPNYTSPDYRIDLGSSSKCNTKMAMRAPASNISEERIVNRPPEKRQRVPSAYNQFIKEEIQRIKANNPDISHREAFSTAAKNWAHFPHIHFGLMLETNNQPKLDEGSEKHLMSKAALRNK from the exons ATGTCGAGCTGCATCGATGTTGCGTCTGAGCAACTCTGCTACATCCCTTGCAACTTTTGCAATATTGTTCTCGCG GTGAGTGTTCCATGCAGCAGCTTGTTTGACATCGTGACCGTCCGATGCGGACACTGCACCAATCTATGGTCCGTGAATATGGCAGCTGCATTTCAATCACTGTCATGGCAAGATGTTcag GCACCCAACTACACTTCTCCAGATTACAGGATTGACTTGGGTTCCTCTTCCAAATGCAACACCAAGATGGCCATGCGAGCACCAGCCTCGAATATCTCTGAGGAAAGGATTGTGAATCGCC ctCCCGAGAAGAGGCAGCGAGTACCTTCTGCTTACAATCAGTTCATAAA AGAGGAGATTCAGAGGATCAAAGCCAATAATCCAGATATCAGCCACAGGGAAGCATTCAGTACTGCTGCAAAAAAT TGGGCGCACTTCCCCCATATCCATTTCGGTTTGATGTTAGAAACCAACAATCAACCAAAACTGGACGAG GGCTCTGAGAAGCACCTAATGTCAAAGGCTGCACTACGGAACAAATGA
- the LOC100249232 gene encoding BRAP2 RING ZnF UBP domain-containing protein 1, translating to MFALRVHSVDDNHPLSISSNPNPNLGERRGMVHLFRSLSLATALPRTTSRTTLLFVVAVPNYLSSDDFIRFCGSHIDEVSELLVIRNDAVEDRYSVVIKFMNQLYADAFYCIFNGKRFSPGEAEVCHLLFMLSAEYTESADFACTPPPGFTELPTCPVCLERLDQDTSGILNTLCDHSFQCPCISKRTNLSCQVCQFCQQQDEKPTCFVCGTSENLWVCMICGFAGCGRYKEGHAIRHWKDAQHSYSLDLEKQQVWDYVGDSFVHRLNQSKADGKLAMMDSRCMSTEGDCGTYGCTDDSGISAALFSSKVEAIVDEYNHLLATEMETQRQYYESLLLEAKAKRESSVLEAVEKAVTSKMQDIQNELEKCLEEKKAVSDINQKLIKNQDLCRKKVKEIEEREILAIRSKDEKILDLEEQIRDLTVYIEAQKTLHHMTDSNDIKGGTLLPVPSNQSSSTNTKRHSKSNRRRH from the exons ATGTTCGCCCTCCGAGTCCACTCAGTGGACGACAACCACCCTCTCTCCATCTCctcaaaccctaaccctaacttGGGCGAGCGCAGAGGCATGGTCCATCTCTTCCGCAGCCTCTCACTCGCCACCGCCTTGCCACGCACTACCTCTCGAACCACTCTCCTCTTCGTTGTCGCTGTCCCAAACTACCTCTCTTCCGATGATTTCATACGCTTCTGTGGCTCCCACATCGATGAGGTCTCTGAGCTCCTCGTCATCAG AAACGATGCTGTGGAGGATCGGTACAGTGTTGTAATCAAATTTATGAATCAGTTATATGCGGATGCTTTTTATTGCATTTTCAACGGGAAGCGGTTTTCACCTGGGGAG GCTGAGGTATGCCATCTTCTGTTTATGCTATCAGCAGAATACACTGAATCGGCAGACTTTGCCTGTACACCTCCGCCTGGGTTCACAGAGTTACCCACTTGTCCAGTCTGTCTTG AGAGATTGGACCAAGACACCAGTGGAATACTGAATACGCTTTGTGACCACTCATTTCAATGTCCTTGCATTTCAAAACGGACCAATTTGTCTTGTCAG GTCTGTCAATTTTGTCAGCAGCAGGATGAGAAACCTACATGCTTTGTTTGTGGAACATCAGAAAATCTTTGGGTTTGCATGATATGTGGTTTTGCAGGATGCGGAAG ATATAAAGAAGGCCATGCTATTAGACACTGGAAAGATGCGCAACATTCCTATTCCCTTGACTTAGAAAAACAACAGGTTTGGGATTATGTTGGTGATAGTTTTGTTCATCGATTAAACCAGTCAAAAGCTGATGGCAAGTTGGCAATGATGGACTCTCGCTGTATGTCAACTGAAGGAGATTGTGGTACATACGGGTGTACAGATGATTCTGGAATTAGTGCGGCCCTTTTCAGCAGCAAAGTTGAAGCA ATTGTGGATGAATACAACCATCTTCTTGCAACTGAGATGGAAACTCAAAGACAA TATTATGAATCTCTACTTTTGGAAGCCAAAGCTAAGAGGGAGAGTTCTGTTTTAGAAGCAGTGGAGAAAGCTGTGACTTCGAAAATGCAGGATATCCAGAATGAACTGGAAAAATGTTTGGAGGAAAAAAAGGCTGTCTCAGAT ATCAATCAGAAACTTATAAAGAACCAAGATCTTTGTCGGAAAAAGGTCAAGGAAATTGAAGAGAG AGAAATTTTGGCAATAAGGTCTAAGGATGAAAAGATACTTGATTTGGAAGAACAG ATTAGGGATCTTACAGTTTACATTGAAGCCCAAAAAACACTCCATCACATGACTGATTCTAATGACATCAAGGGGGGAACACTCTTACCAGTACCTTCAAACCAATCTTCTTCAACCAACACCAAAAGGCACTCAAAATCAAACCGAAGACGACATTAG